From the Vibrio alginolyticus NBRC 15630 = ATCC 17749 genome, one window contains:
- a CDS encoding glycosyltransferase family 2 protein: MSTFNIHAATFSKVSQHTEPKTVLSVVVPFFNEQEVLTEFHRRLAAVLDEMPEHCEIVYVDDGSKDDSLMIAQNFSQSSSDVRCIALSRNFGKESAMSAGLEHCQGEAVIVIDADLQDPPELIPQMVSKWREGYDVVNMQRSERHGETWFKRFSAACFYKVLNSMAKLDVPENVGDFRLLSAKVVKHINALPERNRYMKGIFSWPGFKQVTVQFERDARFCGETKWNYLKLIGLAMDGITSFSIRPLRLATLAGALVAFSAFIYGAFIVMKTVVFGEPVTGYPSMMVVQLALGGVQLLSIGLLGEYIGRIFVETKQRPLYLVQSVYEQPAKHQSIQTMKFKLGETA, from the coding sequence ATGTCAACCTTCAACATTCACGCTGCAACCTTTTCAAAGGTGAGCCAACACACTGAGCCTAAAACAGTTTTGTCTGTTGTGGTGCCATTCTTTAACGAGCAAGAAGTCTTGACTGAATTTCATCGTCGTTTAGCCGCCGTTTTGGATGAAATGCCAGAACATTGCGAAATCGTCTATGTCGACGACGGCAGCAAAGATGACAGCCTAATGATCGCGCAAAACTTTTCTCAATCTTCTAGCGACGTTCGTTGTATTGCATTAAGCCGTAACTTTGGCAAAGAGTCCGCCATGAGTGCGGGTCTGGAACACTGCCAAGGTGAAGCGGTGATTGTGATTGATGCCGACTTGCAAGACCCACCGGAGTTGATCCCGCAAATGGTATCAAAATGGCGTGAAGGTTATGACGTGGTGAACATGCAGCGCAGTGAACGCCACGGTGAAACCTGGTTCAAACGCTTCTCGGCCGCTTGCTTTTACAAAGTGCTTAATAGCATGGCGAAATTGGATGTGCCGGAGAACGTGGGCGATTTCCGTCTACTGAGCGCAAAAGTGGTTAAACACATCAATGCGTTGCCAGAGCGTAACCGATACATGAAAGGCATCTTTTCTTGGCCGGGTTTCAAGCAAGTGACGGTTCAGTTTGAGCGTGACGCTCGTTTCTGTGGTGAAACCAAATGGAACTACCTCAAGCTGATTGGCCTTGCAATGGACGGCATTACCTCGTTTTCCATTCGTCCTTTGCGCTTAGCGACACTTGCCGGTGCGTTAGTGGCGTTCAGTGCCTTTATCTATGGCGCATTCATTGTGATGAAAACCGTTGTGTTTGGTGAGCCTGTCACTGGCTACCCATCCATGATGGTCGTCCAACTTGCGTTGGGCGGTGTGCAACTGCTGTCGATTGGCCTTTTGGGTGAATACATTGGCCGCATTTTTGTCGAGACCAAGCAACGTCCTCTTTATCTTGTTCAGTCTGTTTACGAGCAGCCTGCAAAACATCAATCCATCCAAACCATGAAGTTTAAACTGGGAGAAACCGCGTAA
- a CDS encoding response regulator transcription factor codes for MKRVLLVEDNREIAGMLFDYFECAGMELDYADNGELGLKLAMENTFDIILLDLMLPRMDGLTMCNKLRDAGNNTPVLMLTALDSRDDMLKGFQHGADDYLTKPFDLDILEARMMALIRRYRGTVASSKLEYGEVSIDQKTRKAYRQDKLLALNPTTYTILEMLVKSAPDVVTREEIAFQLWQENEPNNDVLRSHIYQLRNQLDKPFEQHVLITVPKVGFRLETGA; via the coding sequence ATGAAACGCGTACTTTTAGTCGAAGATAATCGAGAAATTGCAGGCATGCTGTTCGATTATTTTGAGTGTGCAGGTATGGAACTCGATTATGCAGACAACGGCGAACTCGGCCTGAAACTAGCGATGGAAAACACCTTCGACATCATCTTGCTCGATCTCATGCTGCCACGCATGGATGGCCTGACCATGTGTAATAAACTTCGCGACGCGGGCAACAACACACCGGTACTTATGCTGACGGCGCTCGATAGCCGTGACGATATGCTCAAAGGCTTCCAACACGGTGCGGATGACTATCTGACCAAACCTTTCGATCTGGATATTCTTGAAGCGCGCATGATGGCACTGATCCGCCGTTACCGTGGCACTGTCGCATCGAGCAAGTTGGAATACGGTGAAGTGTCTATCGACCAAAAAACGCGTAAAGCTTATCGCCAAGATAAACTGTTGGCGCTAAACCCTACCACTTACACCATTCTGGAAATGCTTGTGAAAAGCGCGCCAGACGTAGTGACACGCGAAGAAATTGCCTTCCAACTTTGGCAAGAGAACGAGCCGAACAACGACGTTCTGCGCAGCCACATTTACCAACTTCGCAACCAACTTGATAAGCCATTTGAACAACATGTGCTTATCACCGTGCCGAAAGTTGGCTTCCGCTTGGAGACAGGTGCATGA
- a CDS encoding sensor histidine kinase, with amino-acid sequence MINRLLASTQSTQSMTGRLALFFSFVSVVIGIFCFLLITGSLLWSEDRVGERRIMVDKKEAIEHFQSHPEQGSIQLDLLTTAYNDISLVAERYQKYLIGQKHFLDEVEDGEYSRMVYMSTYTYKGVEHPVILVSLIDEIEITSEEFILVVAMVLSIVAVLVFLFGSLLLRLSQRLIEPVNALKTQLDHHQGDATQTFSVPEGSAKEFQTLADELNEYRHKINQVIKREQAFARYASHELRTPLTVMKGSSSLLARSANTDFQTRQVNRIQDATQQMSTMVDALLGLVRYERNADDSPVRSITEEELIQIIFQSQAQADEKALSFDVQIDGNPKTRATNAVLTIILGNLIRNGIAATPSGSIHISIGENTISVRDEGEGFSTIPHSDGHGLGLMIVDDLCQRYGWQFKIGTHPEGGCEAVIDLTSEHQE; translated from the coding sequence ATGATCAATCGCTTACTTGCTAGCACGCAAAGCACACAAAGTATGACAGGGCGACTCGCTCTGTTTTTCTCTTTTGTGTCGGTCGTGATTGGCATCTTCTGCTTTTTGTTGATTACCGGCTCCCTGCTTTGGTCTGAAGACCGCGTGGGCGAGCGTCGTATTATGGTCGACAAAAAAGAAGCAATTGAACATTTCCAGTCCCACCCAGAGCAAGGCAGTATTCAGCTTGACCTGCTCACCACTGCATACAACGACATCTCATTGGTTGCCGAGCGCTATCAAAAATACCTGATTGGTCAAAAGCACTTTCTTGATGAAGTAGAAGACGGTGAATACTCGCGCATGGTTTACATGAGCACTTACACCTACAAAGGCGTTGAACATCCCGTTATTCTGGTTTCCTTGATTGATGAAATCGAGATCACCTCAGAGGAATTCATTCTCGTCGTCGCTATGGTGCTGTCCATTGTCGCCGTGCTGGTGTTCCTGTTTGGTAGCCTCCTGCTGCGCTTATCACAACGCTTGATTGAACCCGTCAATGCGCTTAAAACTCAACTCGACCATCATCAAGGCGATGCTACGCAAACTTTTAGCGTGCCAGAGGGCTCGGCCAAAGAGTTCCAAACCCTCGCGGATGAGTTGAATGAGTATCGCCACAAAATCAACCAAGTCATCAAGCGTGAGCAAGCCTTTGCACGATACGCAAGCCATGAACTGCGTACACCGTTAACCGTAATGAAAGGCTCAAGCAGTTTACTGGCAAGAAGTGCGAACACGGATTTCCAGACCCGCCAGGTGAACCGAATTCAAGATGCAACGCAGCAGATGTCGACTATGGTGGATGCCCTACTCGGCTTAGTGCGTTACGAGCGTAATGCAGATGATTCACCAGTGCGCAGCATCACCGAAGAAGAACTCATCCAAATCATCTTCCAAAGCCAAGCTCAGGCGGATGAGAAAGCACTCAGCTTTGATGTACAGATCGACGGAAACCCAAAAACGCGCGCTACCAATGCTGTGTTGACCATTATTCTTGGCAACCTGATTCGCAACGGCATCGCCGCGACACCATCGGGATCAATTCATATCAGCATCGGGGAAAACACCATCTCGGTACGTGATGAAGGCGAAGGCTTTTCGACCATTCCACATTCTGATGGGCACGGATTGGGTTTGATGATTGTGGATGATTTATGCCAGCGTTATGGCTGGCAATTTAAGATTGGTACACATCCAGAAGGTGGTTGTGAGGCGGTGATTGACCTTACGTCAGAGCATCAGGAATAA
- a CDS encoding 1-aminocyclopropane-1-carboxylate deaminase/D-cysteine desulfhydrase, giving the protein MKLSESPITQHSFNGHKFFLKRDDMLHSHFSGNKARKFMTLMEEQNPDITTLISFGSAQSNAMYSLAALAQIKGWAFEFYVHHIPSWLKSSPIGNYRGALDLGMKITAMQDIGSELHPSEYIHQVRRVDESTLLIPEGGRSHLAEAGIKQLAREILDWTRLRGKEQFTVALPSGTGTTALYLHKHLSPHGIEVLTCPCVGDADYLTEQFNQLGENSHPTILTVRNKHHFGRLYEEDYITWKALFEQTDLEFDLLYDPYMWQCLTPWLEENTDKTVIYIHQGGLLGNESMLPRYQREFE; this is encoded by the coding sequence ATGAAACTCTCAGAAAGTCCTATCACCCAACATAGCTTTAATGGGCACAAATTTTTCCTTAAACGTGACGACATGCTCCACTCCCACTTTTCTGGGAACAAAGCACGTAAGTTTATGACGTTAATGGAAGAGCAAAATCCCGACATCACCACGTTAATAAGCTTTGGCTCCGCTCAATCTAATGCCATGTACTCGCTAGCGGCTCTCGCCCAGATTAAAGGTTGGGCATTTGAGTTTTATGTTCATCACATTCCATCTTGGCTAAAAAGCTCCCCCATCGGAAACTATCGCGGCGCTCTCGATTTGGGTATGAAAATCACCGCCATGCAAGACATCGGTAGCGAACTTCACCCTAGTGAATACATCCACCAGGTACGAAGAGTAGATGAGTCGACATTGCTGATTCCAGAGGGTGGACGTTCCCACCTCGCTGAAGCTGGCATCAAACAGTTAGCACGAGAAATTCTTGATTGGACGCGATTGAGAGGTAAAGAGCAGTTTACGGTCGCCCTGCCATCAGGTACTGGCACGACGGCTTTATATCTTCATAAACATTTAAGCCCACACGGCATAGAAGTGCTAACTTGCCCTTGCGTAGGCGATGCAGATTACTTAACTGAGCAGTTCAACCAGCTCGGTGAAAACAGCCACCCAACCATTTTAACCGTGCGCAACAAACACCATTTTGGTCGCTTGTACGAAGAAGATTACATCACATGGAAAGCACTCTTTGAGCAAACCGACCTCGAATTTGACCTGTTATACGACCCGTATATGTGGCAATGCCTCACCCCTTGGTTGGAAGAGAACACAGATAAAACGGTGATTTATATTCACCAAGGCGGGTTACTTGGCAACGAGTCGATGTTGCCAAGATATCAACGAGAATTTGAATAG
- a CDS encoding hydrolase, with amino-acid sequence MLSKGNTGLIVVDVQGKLATLMHESDALIENITKLVKGAKALDLPILWLEQNPERLGPTAEPIREVLESTHLPITKYTFDGCKEATFKVAVENAKVDTWLVCGIESHICVYQTAVSLRQSGYRVELVTDCVSSRTAANKALALAKLTANGVVLTGLEMCLYEMVEDCRAPEFKEILALIK; translated from the coding sequence ATGTTATCGAAAGGAAACACGGGCCTGATTGTGGTGGATGTTCAGGGCAAACTCGCTACATTAATGCATGAAAGCGACGCACTGATTGAAAATATCACGAAACTGGTAAAGGGCGCCAAAGCACTAGATTTGCCTATTCTGTGGCTAGAACAGAATCCAGAAAGGTTGGGCCCAACCGCGGAGCCGATTCGTGAAGTGCTTGAAAGCACGCATTTACCTATTACCAAGTACACGTTTGATGGTTGCAAAGAGGCGACGTTTAAGGTCGCGGTGGAGAACGCGAAAGTTGATACCTGGTTGGTTTGCGGTATTGAATCCCACATTTGCGTCTATCAAACCGCGGTTTCTCTGCGCCAGTCCGGTTATCGCGTTGAATTAGTCACGGATTGTGTCTCTTCCCGAACCGCTGCCAATAAAGCGCTCGCTCTTGCGAAGTTAACCGCTAACGGTGTGGTGCTCACTGGGTTAGAAATGTGTTTGTATGAAATGGTCGAAGATTGCCGAGCACCTGAATTCAAAGAAATTCTGGCGCTCATCAAATAG
- a CDS encoding LysR family transcriptional regulator: MNVNFDDIYLFTQTVVHGGISAAAEANQLQRSKVSRRLQELEKSLGVQLLIRTTRSIELTEHGKRLFELVGQPIDHIQQGLNAMHEYQQELTGKVRLAIPSALMSSAAFNAIITEYTTRYPEISVEIENHQESVDLKRQSFDLQLLPSVVKVTDDSYVQFSLLPYRSHFVASKAYLESHPPVKTVEDLKQHRLLTNRYNADLLDSDLHVALRSDDLNLLRSMAIAGNGIAFIPQIHSKPALRDGLLVEVLPQFAHPKQHLTLIYPSALFLPNKVKALIELIREKFK; the protein is encoded by the coding sequence ATGAACGTTAATTTTGATGATATTTACCTATTCACTCAGACGGTGGTTCACGGCGGTATAAGCGCAGCGGCAGAGGCGAATCAACTACAACGCTCAAAAGTGAGTCGTCGCCTGCAAGAATTAGAGAAATCGCTCGGGGTACAGCTTTTGATCCGCACAACACGCAGCATTGAGTTGACGGAGCACGGGAAACGCTTGTTTGAGTTGGTGGGGCAGCCTATTGACCATATTCAGCAAGGTTTAAATGCCATGCATGAATATCAACAAGAGCTGACGGGCAAGGTGCGTTTAGCCATTCCTTCCGCATTGATGAGCTCTGCCGCGTTTAACGCGATCATCACCGAGTACACAACGCGGTATCCGGAGATTTCGGTCGAGATTGAAAACCATCAAGAGAGTGTCGATCTCAAGCGTCAATCGTTTGATTTACAGCTTCTTCCGAGCGTGGTCAAAGTCACCGATGACAGCTATGTGCAGTTCAGTCTTTTGCCTTATCGTAGTCACTTTGTTGCGTCAAAAGCCTATCTAGAATCGCATCCGCCAGTAAAAACGGTGGAAGATCTTAAGCAGCATCGCCTTTTAACTAATCGTTACAATGCCGATTTGCTCGATTCAGATCTGCATGTGGCGTTGCGTTCGGATGACCTCAACTTGCTGCGCTCGATGGCGATAGCAGGAAACGGCATCGCGTTTATTCCTCAAATTCATTCCAAGCCTGCACTGAGAGACGGTTTGTTGGTCGAGGTGCTGCCTCAATTCGCGCATCCGAAGCAGCATCTTACTCTGATTTATCCCTCGGCCTTATTTCTGCCCAATAAAGTCAAAGCCTTGATTGAACTAATTCGAGAGAAATTTAAATAG
- a CDS encoding HlyD family secretion protein, producing MTADQKFKHWMRTLIVLFIVLFLYIIIADRHAPLTTEGRVQGYVVQVAPEVSGKVTDVLIENNQSVQKGDVLFTIDDRKYKIALEQAELSLQSAYEKEATLYSQREAALANIARARATFDNAHREYNRLLTLSKQKVISQSTLDNAFAQNQVSRAALKAERQNLKVIEAQLGDQKGQSTAVRIAKNGIEKAQLDLANTAVLAPSDGVVTNLQLEVGTMANTNMPLLTFVPTGSLWVAADFREKSVANIDKTFHALVTFDANPGSVYDFDLASRDYGVAAAQQTPNGALTKVEVNNRWVRDAQRTRVNLTSSEELPPALFVGSRATIVLYPDNSIFWQLMAQAQIHLASWFHFIY from the coding sequence ATGACGGCTGACCAAAAATTCAAACACTGGATGCGAACTTTGATTGTCCTGTTCATCGTACTATTTTTGTACATTATCATTGCTGACCGCCACGCCCCCTTAACGACCGAAGGACGAGTGCAAGGATACGTTGTCCAAGTCGCACCCGAGGTATCTGGTAAAGTGACCGACGTTCTCATCGAGAATAACCAGTCCGTTCAAAAAGGCGATGTGTTGTTTACGATTGATGATCGTAAATACAAGATAGCACTTGAACAGGCGGAGCTGTCTCTGCAATCCGCTTATGAAAAAGAAGCAACACTGTATTCTCAACGCGAAGCCGCTCTTGCCAATATTGCCCGCGCACGAGCGACATTTGATAATGCACACCGCGAGTACAACCGCTTACTGACACTATCGAAGCAGAAAGTCATCTCTCAATCGACACTCGATAATGCCTTTGCCCAAAATCAGGTATCACGTGCAGCGCTTAAAGCGGAACGACAAAACTTAAAAGTCATTGAGGCGCAATTAGGCGATCAAAAAGGTCAAAGCACCGCCGTTCGAATTGCCAAAAATGGCATCGAAAAGGCGCAACTTGATTTGGCAAATACCGCGGTACTCGCTCCCAGTGATGGTGTCGTGACCAACCTGCAACTAGAAGTTGGCACGATGGCAAACACCAACATGCCATTGCTGACATTTGTACCAACAGGATCACTCTGGGTAGCCGCTGATTTTCGTGAAAAATCCGTCGCGAACATAGACAAGACTTTCCACGCCTTGGTCACATTTGATGCCAACCCAGGTTCGGTGTACGACTTTGATTTAGCTAGCCGCGATTACGGTGTAGCAGCCGCACAACAAACGCCTAATGGCGCACTAACCAAAGTGGAAGTGAACAACCGCTGGGTACGTGATGCGCAGCGTACACGAGTGAACCTAACCAGCAGCGAAGAGTTACCACCAGCACTGTTTGTCGGCTCTCGCGCTACCATTGTTTTGTACCCAGACAACAGCATTTTCTGGCAGTTGATGGCGCAAGCACAGATTCACCTCGCAAGCTGGTTCCACTTCATTTACTAG
- a CDS encoding DUF2955 domain-containing protein, with protein sequence MKTLRIWFGCSLGLALSMIFGWSYGFFAIMMPLFILGRMDNFNLSALLIVFFSAVWTTIQATFLLEYLQFHPTLMTVAVGIMMLFKCIAMMNQKTYLFGYMGLLVGSIVLNFASYNFMDIEEFNVNMWVMAFSNIFVCTFAYWLFPEPKSPTEHIEMSTPVKSDIDYISQVAMGWVVAMAAFIVFQVADLYDSLSAQASILIILTPMTLAGSLAMAKIRIIGTALGCIAGMAVQLILGSWYGHALLFWLAFTIAMGPFCLWLTKGQIKAAIAFSAMSALSVPLTTSLVPEQKDAFFSILYRFSSIFVAVLLTAMVMWVVHHWIRVILLKHPEMKNVELN encoded by the coding sequence ATGAAAACCTTACGAATTTGGTTCGGCTGCTCTTTAGGGCTCGCGCTAAGCATGATCTTCGGTTGGTCTTACGGATTTTTTGCCATCATGATGCCGCTGTTTATATTGGGCAGAATGGACAACTTTAATCTTTCGGCTTTATTGATCGTGTTTTTCTCTGCGGTGTGGACAACCATACAAGCCACATTTTTGCTGGAATACTTGCAGTTTCATCCAACATTAATGACCGTAGCCGTCGGAATCATGATGCTGTTCAAGTGCATTGCAATGATGAACCAGAAAACCTATTTGTTTGGTTACATGGGGCTGTTGGTGGGTTCAATTGTGTTGAATTTTGCCAGCTATAACTTCATGGATATTGAAGAGTTCAACGTCAACATGTGGGTGATGGCGTTCAGCAATATTTTTGTTTGCACATTCGCGTATTGGTTGTTCCCGGAGCCAAAGTCCCCCACCGAGCACATTGAGATGTCGACCCCAGTGAAAAGCGATATTGACTACATCAGCCAAGTTGCCATGGGTTGGGTAGTGGCGATGGCGGCGTTTATCGTATTCCAAGTAGCGGACTTATATGACTCGTTATCCGCACAAGCTTCCATTTTGATCATCCTAACCCCAATGACTTTAGCAGGCTCGCTCGCCATGGCAAAAATTCGCATCATCGGCACCGCACTAGGCTGCATCGCAGGGATGGCTGTTCAGCTGATATTGGGCAGTTGGTATGGGCATGCGCTACTCTTTTGGCTCGCCTTTACCATTGCAATGGGGCCATTCTGCTTGTGGCTCACAAAGGGGCAAATTAAAGCGGCTATCGCGTTTTCTGCCATGTCTGCCCTATCGGTTCCGCTGACGACTTCATTGGTGCCAGAACAAAAAGACGCGTTCTTTTCGATCTTGTACCGTTTCAGCTCGATTTTCGTTGCTGTTCTGCTCACCGCGATGGTGATGTGGGTGGTGCATCACTGGATTCGTGTGATATTGCTAAAGCATCCTGAGATGAAGAACGTGGAGTTGAATTAA
- a CDS encoding methionine synthase, whose amino-acid sequence MKTLLPTSTAGSLPKPSWLAEPEKLWSPWKLQGEELIDGKRDALRVALQEQELAGVDIVSDGEQTRQHFVTTFIEHLSGVDFENRKTVTIRNRYEASVPTVVGPVSRTKPVFVEDAKFLRQQTKQPIKWALPGPMTMIDTLYDDHYGSREKLAWEFAKILNQEAKELEAAGVDIIQFDEPAFNVFFDDVNEWGIACLERAIEGLKCETAVHICYGYGIKANTDWKQTLGTEWRQYEEVFPKLQQSNIDIISLECHNSRVPIELLELIRGKKVMVGAIDVATNEIETPEEVANTLREALKYVDADKLYPCTNCGMAPLSLEVSTAKLNALSAGAEIIRKELVG is encoded by the coding sequence ATGAAAACACTATTACCGACTTCAACGGCTGGCAGCTTGCCGAAACCTTCTTGGCTAGCGGAACCAGAAAAACTTTGGTCACCGTGGAAACTGCAAGGTGAAGAACTGATTGATGGCAAACGCGATGCGTTACGTGTCGCTTTGCAAGAACAAGAACTGGCAGGCGTTGATATCGTCAGTGATGGCGAGCAAACTCGCCAACATTTTGTGACGACCTTTATTGAGCATTTAAGCGGTGTAGATTTTGAAAACCGTAAAACGGTGACCATTCGCAACCGTTATGAAGCAAGTGTTCCGACTGTGGTTGGCCCAGTGAGCCGCACAAAGCCCGTGTTTGTTGAAGATGCCAAGTTCTTGCGTCAGCAAACTAAGCAACCTATCAAGTGGGCGCTGCCAGGCCCTATGACGATGATCGACACGCTTTATGATGATCATTACGGTAGCCGTGAAAAGCTGGCTTGGGAATTTGCAAAGATCCTCAATCAAGAAGCGAAAGAGCTTGAAGCTGCAGGTGTCGACATCATTCAGTTTGATGAGCCTGCGTTCAATGTGTTTTTCGATGATGTGAACGAGTGGGGCATTGCATGTTTAGAGCGTGCGATTGAAGGGCTGAAATGTGAAACGGCGGTGCATATCTGCTATGGCTACGGCATCAAAGCGAACACGGATTGGAAGCAAACGCTAGGCACTGAATGGCGACAATACGAAGAAGTATTCCCTAAATTGCAGCAGTCGAATATCGATATTATCTCGCTCGAATGTCATAACTCACGAGTGCCTATTGAGTTACTTGAGTTGATTCGCGGTAAGAAAGTGATGGTTGGTGCGATTGACGTTGCAACCAACGAAATTGAAACGCCAGAAGAAGTGGCGAATACACTGCGAGAGGCATTGAAATACGTTGATGCCGACAAGCTTTACCCATGTACCAACTGTGGTATGGCGCCTTTGTCTCTTGAAGTATCGACCGCTAAGCTCAATGCGTTAAGTGCGGGTGCGGAGATCATTCGTAAAGAGTTGGTGGGTTGA
- a CDS encoding DUF1852 domain-containing protein, translated as MNNDFTFAIKSIRFDENYQPSDNTRITTNFANLARGNYRRENLRNALRMIDNRFNALAYWDNAQGDRYSVELEIISVDMDIQGSGEAFPSIEVLKTNIVDHNTNERIEGIVGNNFSSYVRDYDFSVLLLDHNKNQPQFSIPANFGDLHGKLFKAFVNSESYKQHFKKLPVICLSVSDNKVYRRTENQHPVLGFEYQPNESSLTEQYFKKMGLQVRYFMPPNSVAPLAFYFFGDLLNDYSNLELISTISTMETFQKIYRPEIYNANAVAGNCYQPNLKNLDHSLTQIVYDREERSQLAVEQGKFAEEHFIKPYQSVLEQWSANYA; from the coding sequence ATGAATAACGATTTCACATTTGCTATCAAAAGCATTCGCTTTGATGAGAATTACCAACCATCAGACAACACGCGAATCACTACCAATTTTGCTAATCTGGCTCGCGGAAACTACCGCCGAGAGAATCTGCGCAATGCACTCCGAATGATCGACAATCGTTTTAATGCGTTGGCATATTGGGATAACGCGCAAGGTGACCGCTACTCAGTTGAACTTGAAATCATCTCTGTTGATATGGATATCCAAGGTAGTGGAGAAGCATTCCCATCGATTGAAGTGCTCAAAACCAACATTGTTGACCACAACACTAACGAGCGCATTGAAGGCATAGTGGGCAACAACTTCTCTTCATACGTGCGTGATTACGACTTTAGCGTTTTGCTGTTGGACCACAACAAAAACCAGCCACAGTTCAGCATCCCAGCGAACTTCGGTGATTTGCATGGCAAACTGTTCAAAGCTTTCGTTAATTCTGAGTCTTACAAACAGCATTTCAAAAAGCTGCCGGTGATTTGTCTGAGTGTATCGGACAACAAGGTATACCGACGCACCGAAAACCAACATCCTGTTTTGGGCTTTGAATATCAGCCGAACGAATCTTCGTTGACTGAGCAGTACTTTAAAAAGATGGGCTTACAGGTGCGCTACTTTATGCCACCCAACAGTGTTGCACCGTTGGCATTCTACTTCTTCGGTGACTTGTTGAACGACTATTCAAACCTAGAGCTTATCAGCACGATAAGTACGATGGAGACATTCCAGAAGATTTACCGACCAGAAATTTATAATGCCAATGCGGTTGCCGGTAATTGCTACCAGCCAAACCTAAAAAACCTAGACCACTCGCTAACTCAAATCGTTTACGACCGAGAAGAGCGCAGCCAACTGGCAGTTGAACAAGGGAAATTTGCCGAGGAGCATTTCATCAAACCTTATCAATCTGTGCTTGAACAATGGTCTGCAAATTACGCGTAA
- a CDS encoding leukocidin family pore-forming toxin, with translation MEKQHLSASIIALALLGSLAPAHAEDTLKSYTSTLLQLDDGDARSKKIRLIYSLENVWNQSLLPNGAKEAKLILNGGSGFDMTNVPNKEQIYGFATGGDYRYTVPTAFKLALSYLNGAPLRHMSHAPENTIATASVSESLDFNLGFSASTSPNISGGISWSNRVTYDQPEFQTVADFNQANESINWLIENKTIRHNTPAKDWLLYRWTSCDMGNLIDYNELPVVMRSDFKPQVGVVYRKNDIQDGLDTSEVKLVAGWRKTNYYFGRDWCSWYTTPENTWKKNRDSSQWTETSRAVTISWNDDLYH, from the coding sequence ATGGAAAAACAGCATCTTTCCGCGAGTATTATCGCACTCGCTTTACTTGGTTCTTTAGCACCAGCACATGCTGAAGATACATTAAAATCTTACACTTCGACGTTGCTTCAGCTTGATGATGGTGATGCACGCTCGAAAAAAATCCGCTTAATTTATTCTTTAGAAAATGTCTGGAACCAATCTTTACTACCAAATGGCGCTAAAGAAGCTAAGTTGATCCTAAATGGCGGCTCTGGCTTCGACATGACTAATGTTCCAAACAAAGAACAAATCTATGGTTTTGCCACTGGGGGAGATTACCGTTACACCGTTCCAACGGCTTTTAAGCTGGCACTGAGCTATTTAAATGGCGCCCCTTTACGCCACATGAGCCATGCTCCAGAAAACACCATTGCAACGGCATCTGTCAGTGAGTCGCTAGATTTTAACCTTGGATTCAGTGCTTCTACTTCTCCAAATATTAGTGGGGGAATCTCCTGGAGCAACCGTGTAACGTACGACCAGCCAGAGTTTCAAACGGTTGCCGATTTTAACCAAGCTAACGAAAGCATTAATTGGTTAATTGAAAACAAGACTATCCGCCATAATACGCCAGCTAAAGACTGGTTATTGTATCGTTGGACCAGTTGTGACATGGGTAATTTGATTGATTACAATGAGTTACCTGTCGTTATGCGTTCAGATTTTAAACCACAAGTCGGCGTCGTATATAGAAAAAATGACATTCAAGATGGCCTAGATACATCAGAGGTCAAGCTGGTTGCTGGTTGGCGAAAAACCAATTACTACTTTGGTCGCGACTGGTGTAGCTGGTATACCACACCAGAAAATACCTGGAAGAAAAATCGTGATAGCAGTCAATGGACAGAGACTAGCCGAGCCGTAACTATCTCTTGGAATGACGATCTCTACCACTAA